A genomic region of Pelodiscus sinensis isolate JC-2024 chromosome 1, ASM4963464v1, whole genome shotgun sequence contains the following coding sequences:
- the TMPRSS2 gene encoding transmembrane protease serine 2, giving the protein MSANSGLPPYYENHGYQPENFYFVRQPVNTNMYPQYPPTYYPPSVPHYVPRVPTPQSAPPVVQPKPPSAKLCTSNLKKTLCIIFSIAILLIGAVIAAVLIWYFVTNSCLGSSIQCGSSGTCVSPSQWCDGVADCSNGEDENRCVRLYGPNFILEVYSSVSKSWHPVCYDDWNDDHGKIACKDMGYNENSYYYSQRIAERVSTNFMKLNTSAGNIDLYKKLYKSASCVSGAVVSLRCVKCGLSSKNVSPSGRIVGGSASALKEWPWQISLQVQGSHVCGGSIITPEWIVTAAHCVEGQLSSPYYWTVYAGILTQSETRYRSGYKVTKIISHPNYNSDSKDNDIALMKLQTPLRFTDTVGPVCLPNPGMLFQSNQECWISGWGAVQQGGKSSDVLNAVMVPLIDHNTCNSATVYNGLVLPTMICAGYLKGGKDSCQGDSGGPLVTEKNSVWWLVGDTSWGSGCASLRKPGVYGNMTVFTDWIYRNMQANR; this is encoded by the exons ATGTCTGCAAACTCA GGACTACCACCATACTATGAAAATCATGGCTACCAGCCAGAAAACTTCTATTTTGTCCGACAGCCTGTGAATACTAACATGTATCCACAATACCCTCCTACGTATTATCCTCCATCAGTGCCACATTATGTCCCAAGAGTTCCTACTCCTCAATCAGCTCCCCCAGTAGTACAGCCAAAGCCGCCATCAGCGAAACTGTGCACATCAA ATCTTAAGAAAACTCTGTGCATCATTTTTTCTATTGCAATACTACTGATTGGTGCCGTAATTGCAGCTGTCCTTATCTGGTATTTTG TGACCAATAGCTGTCTTGGCTCATCAATACAGTGTGGATCTTCAGGAACATGTGTGTCACCATCTCAGTGGTGTGATGGAGTGGCCGACTGCTCCAACGGAGAAGATGAAAACCGATGTG TTAGACTCTATGGACCAAATTTTATCTTGGAGGTCTATTCATCTGTCAGCAAATCCTGGCATCCAGTATGCTATGACGACTGGAATGATGACCATGGAAAGATAGCTTGTAAAGATATGGGATACAATGA AAATTCTTATTACTATAGTCAAAGAATAGCTGAAAGAGTTTCTACAAACTTTATGAAGTTGAATACAAGTGCTGGGAACATAGACCTGTACAAAAAACTGTATAAAAG TGCCTCTTGTGTATCGGGAGCGGTGGTATCTCTGCGTTGCGTAA AGTGTGGCCTGTCCAGTAAAAATGTGAGTCCCAGTGGCAGAATTGTGGGTGGAAGTGCTTCTGCACTGAAGGAATGGCCGTGGCAGATCAGCCTTCAAGTCCAAGGCTCCCATGTATGTGGAGGCTCCATTATCACCCCTGAATGGATAGTGACAGCAGCTCACTGTGTGGAAGG ACAGCTTTCTTCTCCATACTATTGGACTGTGTATGCTGGGATTCTGACACAATCAGAAACACGCTACAGAAGCGGATACAAAGTGACGAAAATAATTTCCCACCCAAATTATAATTCAGATTCTAAAGACAATGACATTGCCCTGATGAAGTTACAGACACCGCTGAGGTTTACTG ATACTGTCGGACCAGTTTGTTTGCCCAACCCTGGAATGTTGTTCCAATCTAATCAAGAGTGCTGGATATCTGGATGGGGAGCAGTACAGCAAGGGG GTAAGTCTTCAGACGTCTTGAATGCTGTAATGGTGCCTTTAATAGACCACAATACATGTAATTCTGCCACAGTCTATAATGGCTTAGTTTTGCCTACCATGATATGTGCTGGATATCTGAAAGGAGGAAAGGATTCCTGCCAG GGTGACAGTGGAGGTCCATTAGTAACTGAGAAAAACTCAGTGTGGTGGCTAGTTGGCGACACAAGCTGGGGATCTGGCTGTGCCAGTTTGAGAAAACCTGGAGTTTATGGAAATATGACTGTGTTCACTGACTGGATTTACAGAAATATGCAG gcaaaTAGATGA